One segment of Synechococcus sp. A15-24 DNA contains the following:
- a CDS encoding DUF2993 domain-containing protein, giving the protein MSDPLLQLISTGLGLWIRSRCDQVGDLDLTLQGSSLGLMRGQLQGAVLSARDVCFEGLPLHHAEISSGPIQLDLTWLRPGRMLALKEPFQVSGTVSMPGQPLGDALLSERWRELGDWIAEQLMGLKPLGQLRIENDELELVASVAAQRDPIRKRFRLRAEAGTVVLSASDSPETRAVLPMDPAITVTDATLGAGLLTFEGNAIVTPE; this is encoded by the coding sequence ATGAGCGATCCACTGCTGCAGCTGATCTCCACCGGTCTGGGGCTCTGGATCCGCAGCCGCTGTGATCAGGTGGGGGATCTTGACCTCACCTTGCAGGGGTCATCTCTGGGGCTGATGCGCGGTCAGCTGCAGGGTGCGGTTCTGTCGGCACGGGATGTGTGCTTTGAGGGGTTGCCACTGCACCATGCCGAGATCAGCAGCGGACCGATTCAGCTGGATCTCACCTGGTTGCGTCCAGGCCGGATGTTGGCTCTGAAGGAGCCTTTCCAGGTGAGCGGCACGGTGTCGATGCCAGGTCAGCCGCTTGGCGATGCGTTGTTGTCTGAGCGTTGGCGTGAACTCGGCGATTGGATTGCTGAGCAACTGATGGGCCTGAAGCCCCTGGGTCAGCTGCGGATCGAGAACGACGAACTGGAGTTGGTGGCATCAGTCGCCGCACAACGGGATCCGATCCGGAAGCGCTTCCGCCTGCGAGCCGAGGCGGGCACGGTTGTTCTGTCGGCCTCAGATTCCCCGGAGACCCGAGCCGTGTTGCCCATGGATCCGGCGATCACCGTCACCGATGCGACGCTGGGGGCTGGATTGCTGACTTTCGAGGGGAACGCAATCGTAACGCCTGAGTGA
- a CDS encoding phosphatidate cytidylyltransferase: MSSSNPSLRAANSLRKRLRSGIAIGGFGAVVVLLGGWWLTLGVGVIVHLGLLEFFRMAQFKGIRPATKTTLVACQLLLLTTQWAAVQSGWPEALSGAVLPLAGAAICAWLLLQPVTGSIADIAASIFGLFYLGFLPSHWLALRNLSDPALAPGTAWLCSSGLAITLSACLMIVASDIGSWAFGKRYGRTPLSPISPSKTVEGALGGFGCAMAVGLLCARVMGWPLGGLPGVAVGALVALIALVGDLTESMMKRDAGLKDSGDVLPGHGGILDRIDSYLFTPAVLYALLTLAKPLINVS; encoded by the coding sequence TTGTCTTCCTCCAACCCGTCATTGCGAGCCGCCAACAGCCTGCGCAAACGATTGCGCAGTGGCATCGCCATCGGCGGCTTCGGCGCAGTGGTGGTTCTGCTGGGGGGCTGGTGGCTCACCCTCGGCGTCGGCGTGATCGTGCATCTGGGTCTGCTGGAGTTCTTCCGCATGGCTCAGTTCAAAGGAATCCGCCCGGCCACCAAAACAACGCTGGTGGCCTGTCAGCTACTGCTGCTCACCACCCAGTGGGCAGCGGTTCAAAGCGGATGGCCCGAGGCGCTGTCGGGGGCGGTGCTGCCCCTGGCCGGTGCCGCCATCTGTGCCTGGTTGCTGCTGCAGCCGGTTACCGGATCGATTGCCGACATCGCCGCATCGATTTTCGGGCTGTTTTATCTGGGGTTTCTGCCCAGCCACTGGCTGGCCCTGCGCAACCTCTCCGATCCGGCCCTGGCTCCAGGAACAGCCTGGCTTTGCAGCAGCGGTCTGGCCATCACCCTCTCGGCCTGCCTTATGATCGTGGCGAGCGATATCGGTTCATGGGCATTCGGCAAGCGCTACGGCAGGACGCCCTTGTCCCCGATCTCGCCGTCCAAAACAGTGGAAGGTGCCCTCGGGGGATTCGGATGCGCCATGGCCGTCGGCCTGCTCTGCGCGCGAGTGATGGGATGGCCGCTTGGGGGATTGCCAGGGGTGGCCGTCGGCGCACTGGTGGCCCTGATTGCCCTGGTGGGAGATCTGACTGAATCGATGATGAAACGCGATGCCGGACTGAAAGACTCCGGTGACGTGCTGCCAGGCCATGGAGGAATCCTTGATCGCATTGATAGCTACCTGTTCACCCCGGCCGTGCTGTACGCGCTGCTGACCCTGGCGAAGCCACTGATCAATGTCAGCTAG
- a CDS encoding septal ring lytic transglycosylase RlpA family protein, whose amino-acid sequence MNRSSHGLGMLPLALILLLTPAQAWGSPSAEEFAVEDVHDEEWAPSPQQPRATPRLLRVVNGAASWYGPGFYGRQTASGERLRKGTFTAAHRTLPFGTRVRVTNLDNNRSVVVRINDRGPFRDHRVIDLAHGAASELRMMRAGEVPVRLEILP is encoded by the coding sequence TTGAATCGGTCCAGCCACGGACTTGGCATGCTTCCCCTGGCTCTGATCCTGTTGCTGACGCCTGCTCAGGCCTGGGGCAGCCCCAGCGCAGAGGAGTTCGCTGTTGAGGACGTTCACGACGAGGAGTGGGCCCCATCCCCCCAACAACCAAGGGCGACGCCTCGGCTGCTGCGGGTGGTGAACGGTGCTGCCAGTTGGTACGGCCCCGGCTTCTATGGCCGCCAGACAGCCAGTGGTGAACGACTGCGCAAAGGCACCTTCACCGCAGCGCACCGGACCCTGCCCTTCGGCACCCGGGTGCGCGTCACCAACCTCGACAACAACCGCAGCGTGGTGGTGCGGATCAATGACCGAGGACCGTTCCGGGATCACCGGGTGATCGACCTGGCCCATGGCGCGGCGAGTGAGCTGCGGATGATGCGGGCCGGCGAAGTCCCCGTGCGCCTCGAGATCCTCCCCTGA
- a CDS encoding lysine decarboxylase, with product MALLPLLHRDVGRPLFLPAHGRGSALPPAMRRLLQRPAGLWDLPELPALGGPLENDGAVADSQRAAADAMGVNRCWYGVNGATGLLQAALLGISRPGEAVLMPRNAHRCLIQACLLGQLTPLLFDLPYQPDRGHPAPADAPWLESVLAALPAEHPPISAAVLVHPTYQGYGLDPAPLIRSLQQRGWPVLVDEAHGSHFAADVDPELPPSALQGGADLVVHSLQKSATGLAQTAVLWQQGERVDIAALQRSLGWLQTTSPSALLLASCEAALHHWRSSAGRRQLRQRLVQARTLRDQLRRDGLPLLTTDDPLRLVLHSGRAGISGLDADDWLLPRGLVAELPEPATLTFCLGLAYQRGLRRTLRRAWKQLLNAHPGRAPQPPLLPPPLPLVAQPEVPLAEAWRAPRRLCALEQAEGTIAADLLCPYPPGIPLLVPGERLDGARLQWLLEQRQLWGDQIPSRLAVLTEIA from the coding sequence ATGGCCCTGCTGCCGCTGTTGCATCGAGACGTCGGTCGCCCGCTGTTTCTGCCGGCCCATGGACGGGGCTCAGCCCTCCCTCCGGCGATGCGGCGGTTGCTGCAACGACCCGCCGGCCTCTGGGACCTGCCGGAACTACCGGCGCTGGGGGGGCCACTGGAGAACGACGGAGCCGTGGCCGACAGCCAACGTGCTGCAGCGGATGCGATGGGGGTCAACCGCTGCTGGTACGGCGTCAACGGAGCCACAGGATTGCTGCAGGCGGCCCTGCTGGGCATCAGCCGCCCCGGGGAGGCGGTGTTGATGCCTCGCAATGCGCACCGCTGTCTGATTCAGGCCTGCCTGCTTGGCCAGCTCACGCCACTGCTGTTCGATCTGCCCTACCAGCCAGACCGCGGCCACCCTGCTCCCGCAGATGCACCGTGGCTCGAGAGCGTTCTTGCGGCCCTTCCTGCGGAGCATCCACCGATCAGCGCGGCAGTGCTGGTGCATCCCACTTATCAGGGCTATGGGCTGGACCCTGCACCGTTGATCCGAAGCCTGCAGCAGCGGGGCTGGCCCGTGCTGGTGGATGAGGCCCATGGCAGTCATTTCGCTGCAGACGTGGATCCAGAGCTGCCCCCAAGTGCGCTGCAGGGGGGGGCTGATCTGGTGGTGCATTCCCTGCAGAAGTCAGCGACGGGACTGGCTCAGACCGCCGTGCTCTGGCAGCAGGGGGAGCGCGTGGACATCGCTGCGCTGCAGCGCAGCCTGGGCTGGCTGCAGACCACCAGCCCCAGTGCACTACTTCTGGCCTCCTGTGAAGCCGCGCTGCACCACTGGCGCAGCAGCGCTGGTCGCCGGCAACTGCGCCAACGACTGGTACAGGCCCGAACACTGCGGGACCAGCTGCGCCGCGATGGCCTGCCGCTGCTGACCACCGACGACCCGCTGCGGCTGGTGCTGCACTCGGGCCGTGCCGGCATCAGCGGCCTGGACGCCGACGACTGGCTTCTGCCACGGGGGTTGGTGGCGGAGCTGCCGGAGCCGGCAACACTCACCTTCTGCCTGGGACTTGCCTACCAGCGAGGCCTACGCCGGACCTTGCGCCGTGCCTGGAAGCAACTGCTGAACGCCCATCCCGGCCGCGCTCCTCAGCCGCCCCTGCTTCCACCCCCACTACCGCTGGTGGCGCAACCGGAGGTCCCCCTCGCTGAAGCCTGGCGGGCACCCCGCCGCCTCTGCGCCCTGGAACAGGCGGAGGGAACGATTGCTGCCGATCTGCTCTGTCCTTACCCCCCCGGCATTCCCTTGTTAGTGCCAGGGGAACGGCTGGATGGAGCACGGCTGCAATGGCTGCTGGAGCAACGGCAGCTCTGGGGTGATCAGATCCCATCACGCCTTGCCGTGCTGACCGAGATCGCTTGA
- a CDS encoding AarF/ABC1/UbiB kinase family protein, with protein sequence MRYDPGRDLRWLLLRPWIAIPRLIQVLWSLGGLVLVLLLQGGSSDSAVQQRLARRILNTLTGLGPCFIKVGQALSTRPDLVRRDWLEELTRLQDDLPAFPHALALERIEQELGASAHELFDAFPDAPIAAASLGQVYKARLEGNAWVAVKVQRPNLTFILRRDLVLIRLLGVITAPLLPLNLGFGLGDIIDEFGRSLFEEIDYVQEADNAERFASLFADNDAVYVPRVERMLSSTRVLTTTWIDGVKMRDSDELQALQLDPAALIRTGVICGLQQLLEFGYFHADPHPGNLFALQGRSGDLGHVGYVDFGMMDSISDSDRLTLTGAVVHLINRDFAGLAEDFQSLGFLSPSADLTPIVPALEEVLGGSLGDSVGSFNFKAITDRFSELMFDYPFRVPARFALIIRAVVSQEGLALRLDPNFRIIAVAYPYVARRLLAGDTREMRDKLLEVIFDADGRLSLDRLENLLAVVGQDAPAPGKELLPVAGAGLRLLLSRDGADLRKRLLLTLIRDNRLHTDDVQALMGLMARTFGPARIAGGLLQRLNPLAAA encoded by the coding sequence ATGCGATACGACCCCGGCCGCGATCTACGCTGGCTGCTGCTGCGACCATGGATCGCCATTCCCCGCCTGATCCAGGTGTTGTGGTCCCTGGGGGGTCTCGTGCTGGTGCTGCTGCTGCAGGGGGGCAGCTCGGACTCAGCTGTGCAGCAACGGCTGGCCCGCCGCATCCTCAACACCCTCACCGGATTGGGGCCCTGTTTCATCAAGGTGGGGCAGGCCCTGTCCACTCGTCCTGACCTCGTCCGCCGGGACTGGCTTGAAGAGCTGACACGACTTCAGGACGACCTTCCCGCCTTCCCCCATGCCCTGGCACTGGAGCGCATTGAACAGGAGCTCGGTGCATCGGCCCATGAGCTGTTCGACGCGTTCCCGGATGCTCCGATCGCGGCCGCCAGCCTTGGACAGGTCTACAAAGCCCGTCTGGAAGGGAATGCCTGGGTTGCCGTGAAGGTACAGCGCCCCAACCTCACCTTCATCCTACGCCGCGATCTGGTGCTGATCCGTCTGCTGGGTGTCATCACAGCTCCGCTGCTGCCGCTCAATCTCGGTTTCGGTCTCGGCGACATCATCGATGAGTTCGGTCGCAGCCTGTTTGAAGAGATTGACTACGTCCAGGAAGCCGACAACGCCGAACGCTTCGCCAGCCTCTTCGCCGACAACGACGCGGTTTACGTTCCGCGGGTGGAGCGGATGCTCAGCTCCACCCGGGTGCTCACCACCACCTGGATCGATGGCGTCAAGATGCGCGACAGCGACGAGCTGCAGGCGCTGCAACTCGACCCTGCCGCACTGATTCGCACCGGGGTGATTTGCGGCCTGCAACAACTGCTGGAATTCGGGTACTTCCATGCCGACCCGCATCCCGGCAACCTCTTCGCACTGCAGGGCCGCAGCGGCGACCTGGGCCATGTCGGCTATGTCGACTTTGGAATGATGGATTCGATCAGCGACAGCGACCGGCTCACCCTCACCGGAGCCGTGGTGCATCTGATCAACCGCGACTTTGCCGGGTTGGCTGAGGATTTTCAGTCGCTCGGCTTCCTCAGCCCCAGCGCGGATCTCACCCCGATCGTGCCGGCCCTGGAGGAGGTGCTCGGCGGCAGCCTTGGGGACTCCGTCGGCTCGTTCAACTTCAAGGCGATCACCGATCGCTTTTCAGAGCTGATGTTCGACTATCCCTTCCGGGTCCCGGCACGCTTCGCTCTGATCATCCGGGCGGTGGTCAGTCAGGAGGGGCTGGCGCTGCGTTTGGATCCGAACTTCCGCATCATTGCTGTCGCCTATCCCTACGTGGCACGACGGCTGCTGGCGGGGGACACCCGTGAGATGCGCGACAAACTGCTGGAGGTGATCTTCGATGCGGACGGGCGTCTGTCCCTTGATCGGCTGGAAAACCTTCTTGCTGTGGTCGGTCAGGATGCACCAGCACCTGGAAAAGAACTGCTGCCCGTTGCTGGTGCAGGCCTGCGCTTGTTGCTCAGTCGCGATGGTGCCGATCTACGCAAACGACTGCTGCTCACCCTGATCCGCGATAACCGGTTGCACACCGATGACGTGCAGGCGCTGATGGGACTGATGGCCCGCACCTTCGGTCCAGCCCGGATTGCCGGTGGCCTGTTGCAACGCCTCAATCCTCTGGCGGCTGCCTGA
- a CDS encoding response regulator transcription factor: MPAAVATSRLLVVEDDDSIRETVGEALRAEGYDVLTCGDGAEALSLLTNEPAQQVDLLVLDLMLPGLGGLDLCRELRRFNNNTPILVISARDSETDRVLGLEVGADDYLVKPFGLRELVARCRALLRRAQHAPSVLPEVYSHANLCLYINECRVTRDGNDLNLSPKEYKILELFLQHPKRVWSRDQLLEKIWGLDFVGDTKTVDVHIRWLREKIEEQPSSPELIRTVRGFGYRFG, encoded by the coding sequence ATGCCCGCTGCCGTGGCCACCAGCAGATTGCTTGTAGTTGAGGATGACGACAGCATCCGTGAAACCGTTGGTGAAGCCCTCCGCGCCGAGGGTTACGACGTTCTCACCTGTGGCGACGGGGCCGAAGCCCTCAGCTTGCTCACCAATGAACCTGCGCAGCAGGTGGATCTGCTGGTTCTCGACCTGATGCTGCCCGGCCTGGGGGGGTTGGATCTCTGCCGTGAATTGCGGCGCTTCAACAACAACACCCCGATCCTGGTGATCAGTGCGCGGGACAGTGAAACGGATCGGGTGCTCGGTCTTGAGGTGGGGGCTGATGACTATCTGGTGAAGCCGTTCGGCCTCAGAGAGTTGGTGGCCCGCTGCCGGGCCCTGCTGCGGCGCGCTCAGCATGCCCCCTCGGTGCTTCCCGAGGTTTACAGCCACGCCAATCTCTGCCTTTACATCAATGAGTGCCGGGTCACCCGTGATGGAAACGACCTCAATCTCTCCCCCAAGGAGTACAAGATCCTGGAGCTGTTCCTTCAGCACCCGAAGCGGGTCTGGAGTCGCGATCAGCTGCTCGAAAAAATCTGGGGATTGGATTTTGTCGGTGACACCAAAACCGTGGACGTTCATATCCGCTGGTTGCGGGAGAAGATCGAGGAGCAACCCTCCTCACCTGAATTGATCCGCACGGTGCGCGGCTTCGGCTATCGCTTCGGCTGA
- a CDS encoding HAMP domain-containing sensor histidine kinase, producing the protein MSVIQRRRLRRARIAEDEDCPGFPPGVLNAPQLLAWIDAATQGWLILSPDLSIAYINARAERLLHISRNLLVRGMPMDHVLSIPQLEEAIISTRYQQRPQRSEWEQLGEPLEGFVLPGSDEWLLVLIQSRQSLEAQQQQQERWVSDVAHELKTPLTALMLVSDRLEMAVDGADTVLVQRLQRELRRLQLMVEDLLELSRLENSLPQESSSYTAITLEDLVDSAWTSIRPLAEEREVTLDLDRTETGPMMGDQRRLHRAVLNLLDNALRYSPKGSSVDVSIVPSGGWWLLSIRDHGPGLSDSDLGGMFQRFYRGDPSRARSARSGSGLGLAIVQQIAVNHGGRVEARNHPNGGTCMELVLPKSLSA; encoded by the coding sequence ATGTCGGTCATCCAGCGTCGACGGCTGCGGCGGGCGCGGATTGCTGAAGACGAGGACTGTCCCGGTTTTCCCCCAGGGGTGCTCAACGCCCCTCAACTGTTGGCCTGGATTGATGCCGCGACCCAGGGCTGGTTGATCCTGTCGCCGGATCTGTCCATCGCCTACATCAACGCCCGGGCCGAGCGGTTGCTGCACATATCCAGGAATCTCCTGGTGCGTGGCATGCCGATGGATCATGTGCTGTCGATTCCTCAGCTCGAAGAGGCGATCATCAGCACCCGCTATCAGCAACGGCCTCAACGCAGCGAGTGGGAGCAGTTGGGGGAGCCCCTGGAAGGCTTCGTGCTGCCGGGATCCGATGAATGGCTTCTGGTGCTGATTCAGAGCCGTCAATCACTGGAGGCACAGCAACAGCAGCAGGAGCGCTGGGTCAGCGATGTGGCCCACGAGCTCAAGACACCGCTGACGGCCCTGATGTTGGTCAGCGATCGGCTTGAGATGGCCGTGGACGGCGCTGACACCGTGCTGGTGCAGCGCCTGCAGCGCGAGCTGCGTCGGCTGCAGCTGATGGTGGAGGACCTGCTCGAGCTGTCTCGCCTTGAAAACAGCCTGCCCCAGGAGAGCAGCAGCTACACCGCCATCACCCTGGAAGATCTGGTGGACAGTGCCTGGACCAGCATTCGCCCTTTGGCGGAGGAACGCGAGGTGACGCTGGATCTGGATCGAACCGAAACAGGGCCGATGATGGGTGATCAGCGGCGCCTGCACCGGGCGGTGCTCAATCTGCTGGACAACGCCCTGCGGTATTCCCCTAAAGGTTCCAGCGTCGATGTCTCCATTGTTCCCAGTGGTGGCTGGTGGTTGCTCAGCATCCGCGATCACGGCCCCGGACTGAGCGACTCCGACCTTGGCGGCATGTTTCAGCGTTTCTACCGCGGTGATCCATCTCGGGCCCGATCCGCCCGCAGCGGCAGCGGCCTGGGCCTCGCGATCGTGCAACAGATTGCCGTGAATCACGGAGGCCGCGTTGAAGCGCGCAACCATCCGAATGGCGGAACCTGCATGGAATTGGTGCTGCCCAAGAGTCTGAGCGCGTGA
- a CDS encoding pseudouridine synthase: MTRQRLQKLIAAAGLCSRRTAEAWIEAGRVNVDGQVASLGDQADPDSQVIQVDGRPLCPRREPTVLLINKPPGVISTCRDPRGRSTVLDLLPRQLRQGLHPVGRLDADSRGALLLTDQGELTLRLTHPRFDHAKTYRVWVDGTPLNTSLQRWRQGVSLDGTRTRSAEVRVLQRRSERTLLEVVLLEGRNRQIRRVADLLGHPVLDLQRVAIAGLRLGPLPEGRWRHLSRGEWQQLLDQGEPNGPCA; the protein is encoded by the coding sequence GTGACCCGGCAGCGGCTGCAGAAACTGATCGCCGCAGCTGGACTGTGCTCGCGGCGGACCGCTGAAGCCTGGATCGAGGCAGGCCGGGTAAATGTGGACGGCCAGGTCGCAAGCCTTGGCGATCAGGCGGACCCTGACAGCCAGGTCATCCAGGTTGATGGCAGGCCGTTGTGTCCCCGTCGGGAGCCCACTGTGCTGCTGATCAACAAGCCACCTGGTGTGATCAGCACCTGCCGCGACCCCCGCGGGCGGTCCACGGTTCTGGATCTGCTGCCGCGGCAGCTGCGCCAGGGACTCCACCCGGTTGGGCGTCTGGATGCCGATAGCCGAGGCGCTCTCCTGTTGACGGACCAGGGTGAGCTGACGTTGCGGTTGACCCATCCCCGCTTTGACCATGCCAAGACCTATCGGGTCTGGGTGGACGGGACGCCGCTGAACACCAGCCTGCAGCGCTGGCGGCAAGGGGTCTCGCTGGACGGCACACGCACAAGATCGGCCGAGGTTCGCGTGCTGCAGCGTCGCTCCGAACGCACACTGCTCGAGGTTGTTCTGCTGGAGGGCCGCAACCGTCAGATTCGCCGGGTTGCGGACCTGCTGGGCCATCCGGTTCTCGATTTGCAGCGGGTGGCCATCGCCGGTCTGCGCCTGGGGCCGCTGCCGGAAGGTCGCTGGCGCCATCTGAGCAGGGGAGAATGGCAGCAATTGCTTGACCAGGGCGAGCCCAACGGACCATGCGCCTGA
- a CDS encoding helix-turn-helix domain-containing protein — protein sequence MRLTFQRPWRRRSRSSQEVAPDGLTREEQLRELGQLLTQRREAEGLTLRGLAQETRITTPVIEALERGWSDRLPERAYLASMLPQLERRLALTPGVLQPVLPPAVIRQRQVNLTQRRFTLGSIDVFTTWQGGVVYAVLIGISLLMINRQQQNLALRNSQSLEPVRADLSGLDQATSLPSNDPDLKALRPLDLARQRQPLDWLNAAGGPPLPRPGVLSLKLTQPRQLQLASGGGDRLQLQLEAGTATLQLLAPVQVVIKPPPEKADQLLWNGQVLTGDKSRPGTYRVEATRAAAPAPLRPQTAPRSP from the coding sequence ATGCGCCTGACGTTCCAACGCCCCTGGCGGCGTCGCTCCCGTTCCTCCCAGGAGGTGGCTCCTGATGGGCTCACGCGCGAGGAACAGCTGCGTGAGCTGGGTCAGCTGCTGACGCAACGTCGTGAGGCTGAAGGGTTGACTTTGCGGGGGCTGGCCCAGGAGACCCGGATCACCACTCCGGTGATTGAGGCTCTCGAGCGCGGCTGGTCCGATCGCCTGCCGGAGCGTGCATACCTGGCGTCGATGCTGCCGCAGCTGGAGCGTCGGCTGGCGTTGACGCCGGGGGTGCTGCAGCCGGTTCTACCGCCTGCTGTGATCCGCCAGCGTCAGGTGAATCTGACGCAGCGCCGCTTCACGCTGGGCAGCATTGATGTATTCACCACCTGGCAGGGAGGTGTTGTTTATGCGGTGTTGATCGGCATCAGCCTGCTGATGATCAACCGGCAGCAGCAGAACCTCGCCCTGCGCAACAGCCAGAGTCTTGAGCCGGTGCGCGCTGACCTGAGCGGCCTGGATCAGGCCACATCTCTGCCCTCCAACGACCCTGATCTCAAAGCCCTGCGGCCGCTGGATCTGGCCCGCCAACGGCAGCCACTGGACTGGTTGAACGCTGCCGGTGGACCGCCACTGCCCCGCCCAGGCGTGCTCAGCCTCAAGTTGACGCAGCCGCGTCAGCTTCAATTGGCCAGCGGCGGCGGTGACCGACTGCAGCTGCAACTCGAGGCCGGCACGGCAACCCTGCAGTTGCTGGCACCAGTGCAGGTGGTGATCAAACCGCCGCCGGAGAAGGCTGATCAGTTGCTATGGAATGGTCAGGTTCTCACAGGCGACAAGAGCCGACCTGGCACCTACCGGGTCGAAGCCACCAGGGCGGCAGCTCCCGCTCCACTGCGGCCCCAGACAGCTCCCCGTTCTCCGTAA
- the malQ gene encoding 4-alpha-glucanotransferase, producing MDQPTAPRPRSTGVLLHPTALPGSPVCGSFGEPCRRWVHQLADNNIGVWQILPLAPPDPTGSPYSSPSCFALNPWLLDAADLTAEGFISGEDQETLPGADAASEGVDRVDFALANQRSQALATALLSRWPSQNQERQEAFRSWCEVQAWLEDHARYSVLHDQHQDAWWSWPAPLATHRERALQRWCDGHGEALLQVKLVQWHLDRQWQAIRTLAKERGVLVFGDLPFYVSADSADVWSHRALFTIKENGELTTQSGVPPDYFSETGQLWGSPVYRWGRHRLTRFGWWRHRIARQRQLADLLRLDHFRALAGYWAVPGGDTTAQNGSWQPSPGRSLLSKLQRDGGGALPLIAEDLGVITPDVEALRDGFRLPGMKVLQFAFDGMQDNPYLPENIQGSSWVVYTGTHDNPTTLGWWNKLDDASKQRIASRVNGPVEAPAWHLFDMAFATPAELVMAPLQDLLHLDDSARFNTPGTSEGNWSWRLPRFDEDLNGALKGYGERGAVWGRSGAGAAALVASTR from the coding sequence ATGGATCAGCCCACAGCACCGCGTCCTCGCAGCACAGGGGTTCTGCTCCATCCCACCGCGCTCCCCGGCAGCCCGGTCTGCGGCAGCTTCGGCGAACCCTGCCGCCGCTGGGTTCATCAACTGGCGGACAACAACATCGGGGTCTGGCAGATCCTGCCGCTGGCACCTCCGGATCCCACCGGCTCCCCGTACAGCTCACCTTCCTGTTTTGCGCTGAACCCCTGGCTGCTGGATGCAGCGGATCTGACGGCGGAAGGGTTCATCAGCGGCGAGGACCAGGAAACGCTCCCCGGCGCCGACGCCGCCTCTGAAGGCGTTGACAGGGTGGATTTTGCGCTGGCCAACCAACGCAGTCAGGCGCTGGCCACGGCCCTGTTGAGCCGCTGGCCCAGTCAGAACCAGGAGCGCCAGGAAGCCTTCCGCTCCTGGTGCGAAGTACAGGCCTGGCTGGAGGACCACGCCCGTTACAGCGTTCTGCATGATCAACACCAGGACGCCTGGTGGAGCTGGCCCGCACCCCTGGCGACGCATCGGGAGAGAGCGCTTCAACGCTGGTGCGACGGCCACGGCGAGGCGTTGCTGCAGGTGAAGTTGGTCCAGTGGCACCTGGACCGCCAATGGCAGGCCATCCGAACGCTGGCAAAGGAGCGCGGGGTGCTGGTCTTCGGCGATCTGCCCTTTTATGTGAGCGCCGACAGTGCCGATGTCTGGAGCCACCGCGCCCTGTTCACCATCAAGGAGAACGGCGAACTCACCACCCAAAGCGGTGTTCCCCCCGATTACTTTTCCGAGACGGGACAGCTGTGGGGATCCCCGGTGTACCGCTGGGGCCGTCACCGACTCACCCGCTTCGGTTGGTGGAGGCATCGCATCGCCCGGCAGCGGCAATTGGCGGATCTGCTTCGGCTCGACCACTTCCGCGCCCTTGCCGGCTACTGGGCCGTGCCAGGCGGCGACACCACAGCGCAGAACGGCAGCTGGCAGCCTTCTCCCGGTCGGTCCCTGCTGAGCAAGCTGCAGCGGGATGGTGGCGGTGCCCTGCCCTTGATCGCTGAAGACCTTGGGGTGATCACTCCCGATGTGGAAGCCCTCAGGGATGGCTTCCGGCTGCCGGGGATGAAGGTGCTGCAGTTCGCCTTCGATGGCATGCAGGACAACCCCTATCTGCCCGAAAACATCCAAGGCAGCAGCTGGGTGGTTTACACTGGTACCCATGATAACCCCACCACTCTGGGCTGGTGGAACAAACTCGATGATGCGAGTAAGCAGCGCATCGCCAGTCGGGTCAACGGGCCTGTTGAGGCTCCGGCCTGGCATCTGTTCGATATGGCCTTTGCCACCCCAGCGGAACTGGTGATGGCTCCGCTGCAGGATCTGCTGCATCTGGACGACAGCGCCCGCTTCAACACTCCAGGGACCAGCGAAGGCAACTGGAGCTGGCGGTTGCCGCGGTTCGACGAGGATCTGAATGGAGCCCTGAAGGGTTACGGAGAACGGGGAGCTGTCTGGGGCCGCAGTGGAGCGGGAGCTGCCGCCCTGGTGGCTTCGACCCGGTAG